A genomic segment from Deinococcus humi encodes:
- a CDS encoding deoxyguanosinetriphosphate triphosphohydrolase, with translation MLSRADLEAREAQTLAPYATLSRNARGREYAEAESATRTAFQKDRDRVLHTTAFRRLEAKTQVFLNASGDHYRTRLTHTLEVQQVARSVALNLGLNETLAETVALAHDLGHPPFGHAGERVLNALMIGQGGFDHNTQARRIVSVLEQPKPHYRGLNLTLDTLDGLNKHSRAGLGPPSLEAQLVDAADALAYTAHDLDDGLRSGLLTHPQLLELPLWSELAGRVGITGPVLSEGQRRAMHRELLGWLISDLTAASDVAITDSGVDSAAAVQALPARLITYSPYLRGLLQETGVFLRDNLYRHWRVEMQVEQASRVLTTLFHAFVGRPSMLPPQFRERTESEQLTRVVCDYLAGMTDRYALDMHGSIVPPTHHTPQF, from the coding sequence ATGCTCAGCCGCGCCGACTTGGAGGCCCGCGAGGCGCAGACGCTCGCGCCGTACGCGACCCTGAGCCGCAATGCGCGTGGGCGCGAATACGCCGAGGCTGAGAGTGCCACCCGCACCGCCTTTCAGAAGGACCGGGATCGGGTGCTGCACACCACTGCTTTTCGCCGTCTGGAGGCCAAGACGCAGGTCTTCTTGAATGCCAGCGGGGACCACTACCGCACCCGTCTGACGCACACGCTGGAGGTGCAGCAGGTGGCCCGCTCGGTGGCCCTGAACCTGGGCCTTAACGAGACCCTGGCCGAGACGGTGGCCCTGGCGCACGATCTGGGCCACCCCCCCTTCGGCCATGCGGGGGAACGCGTGCTAAACGCGCTGATGATCGGCCAGGGCGGCTTTGACCACAACACCCAGGCCCGGCGCATCGTGTCGGTGCTGGAACAGCCCAAGCCCCACTATCGGGGGTTGAACCTGACGCTGGACACGCTGGACGGACTGAACAAGCATAGCCGGGCCGGACTGGGCCCACCCAGTCTCGAGGCCCAGCTGGTGGACGCCGCCGACGCCCTGGCATACACCGCCCACGATCTGGACGACGGTTTGCGGAGCGGGCTGCTGACGCATCCGCAGTTGCTGGAGTTGCCGCTGTGGTCCGAACTCGCAGGCCGGGTCGGCATCACGGGCCCGGTCCTCTCCGAGGGACAGCGGCGGGCCATGCACCGCGAGTTGCTGGGCTGGTTGATCTCCGATCTGACGGCAGCCAGCGACGTGGCCATCACTGACAGTGGCGTGGACAGTGCCGCTGCCGTGCAGGCACTGCCAGCGCGACTGATCACCTACAGCCCATACCTGCGCGGCCTGCTGCAAGAGACGGGCGTTTTTCTGAGAGACAACCTGTACCGCCACTGGCGCGTGGAGATGCAGGTGGAGCAGGCCAGTCGGGTGCTGACCACGCTGTTTCACGCCTTCGTGGGGCGGCCCAGCATGTTGCCGCCGCAGTTCCGGGAACGCACCGAATCAGAACAGCTGACCCGCGTGGTCTGCGACTATCTGGCCGGCATGACGGACCGCTACGCGCTGGACATGCACGGCAGCATCGTGCCGCCCACACATCACACCCCGCAGTTCTAG
- a CDS encoding peroxiredoxin, giving the protein MKPAVHQPAPEFTRRSDDGRTVSLSALRGQWVVLYFYPRASSVGCSIEARRFEAALPEFERLNAAVVGVSTDTEAHQAHFRDTCGLTHPLIPDGDRELCRAYGVIGGLGSLLGVASRATFLIDPQGLLVFEHRSGNPASHASVMLRELERRAGTVREG; this is encoded by the coding sequence ATGAAGCCCGCCGTCCATCAACCGGCCCCCGAGTTCACGCGCCGCAGTGACGACGGGCGCACCGTCAGCCTGTCGGCCCTGCGTGGGCAATGGGTGGTGTTGTACTTCTACCCGCGCGCCAGTTCGGTGGGCTGTTCCATTGAGGCCCGGCGCTTCGAGGCCGCCCTGCCTGAATTCGAGCGCCTGAACGCGGCAGTCGTCGGCGTCAGTACCGACACAGAGGCCCACCAGGCCCACTTCCGCGACACCTGCGGCCTGACTCACCCCCTGATTCCCGACGGCGACAGGGAACTGTGCCGGGCGTATGGCGTTATCGGCGGCCTGGGCAGCCTGCTGGGCGTGGCGTCCCGCGCCACCTTCCTGATTGATCCGCAGGGCTTGCTGGTCTTTGAGCACCGCAGTGGGAATCCGGCCAGCCACGCCTCGGTCATGCTGCGCGAACTGGAACGGCGGGCCGGCACCGTGCGGGAGGGTTAG
- a CDS encoding DNA glycosylase AlkZ-like family protein — MAALTPADLRAAAFRTLTPQPSLQAALNEMGFLQADPIRAPARAQDLTLLARVRGYQAGELERRYAELDVEEDMIPNYGFVPRAVQALLHPREVPPGRVELEHPDLLGEVRAQLNANAELHPRELAARLGQGRTVNAWGGQSSATTRILGALHYRGEARVTRRVGGVRVYGPAPHLAAWRAAPLPQEERLRRTVHLLAALYGPLPEASLRYLVSLSGFGLPHLRGELKAAFRVALREELAGARVDGVPYVWAADRSPADSPAPRGVRIVGPFDPLVWDRRRFEHLHGWPYRFEAYTPAPRRTMGYYALPVFQAGRAVGWANLKVNGGELEAEFGFVPGLRHTAALNKGLEAELERYRAFLGAT; from the coding sequence GTGGCCGCTCTCACGCCCGCCGATCTGCGCGCGGCGGCGTTCCGGACCCTGACCCCACAGCCCTCGCTTCAGGCGGCGCTGAACGAGATGGGCTTCCTGCAGGCCGATCCCATTCGCGCGCCGGCGCGTGCCCAGGACCTGACGCTGCTGGCCCGCGTGCGTGGTTATCAGGCGGGCGAACTGGAACGCCGTTACGCCGAACTGGATGTCGAGGAAGACATGATTCCCAATTACGGCTTCGTGCCGCGTGCCGTTCAGGCGCTGCTGCACCCGCGGGAGGTTCCGCCGGGCCGGGTGGAACTGGAACATCCCGATTTGCTGGGCGAGGTCCGCGCCCAGTTAAACGCGAACGCGGAACTGCATCCCCGCGAGCTGGCGGCAAGGTTGGGCCAGGGCCGCACCGTCAACGCCTGGGGCGGTCAGTCCAGTGCCACCACCCGCATTCTGGGTGCGCTGCACTACCGGGGCGAGGCCCGCGTGACGCGCCGGGTGGGCGGCGTGCGCGTGTATGGCCCCGCGCCGCATCTCGCTGCATGGCGCGCCGCGCCTTTGCCCCAGGAGGAACGCCTGCGCCGCACCGTCCACCTGCTCGCTGCCCTGTACGGCCCGCTGCCGGAGGCCAGTCTGCGCTATCTGGTCTCCCTGTCCGGTTTCGGCCTGCCGCACCTGCGCGGCGAGTTGAAGGCGGCGTTCAGGGTGGCTCTCCGGGAGGAGCTGGCGGGCGCGAGGGTGGACGGGGTGCCGTACGTCTGGGCGGCGGACCGGTCTCCTGCCGATTCACCGGCCCCGCGCGGCGTGCGGATCGTGGGGCCATTTGACCCACTGGTATGGGACCGTCGCCGCTTTGAACACCTGCACGGCTGGCCCTACCGCTTCGAGGCGTACACGCCCGCCCCCAGGCGAACGATGGGCTATTACGCCCTGCCAGTCTTCCAGGCTGGGCGAGCGGTCGGCTGGGCCAATCTGAAGGTGAATGGGGGAGAACTGGAGGCCGAATTTGGATTCGTTCCCGGCCTGCGGCACACCGCCGCCCTGAATAAGGGGTTGGAGGCCGAGCTGGAGCGCTACCGTGCGTTTCTCGGCGCGACCTGA